Below is a window of Halomonas sp. Bachu 37 DNA.
CGGGCGGACCAGCCCCATGAACAGCCGTCCCAGCTCGCCCCAGGGGTCGTGGGTACTGATCTCGAAATCGCCCAGGACCAGGCACACCAGGGCGATCGCGAACAGGCCCAGCGTGACGCGGGCGGTGGCACTCATGCGCATATCAGTACAACGACATCAGATCGGCGGCGACAAGCCGATGGCTGGGCTGGTCGATGGCGATCTCGCCGCCTTGAATGCCCACCACGCGGCTGGAAAAACGCAGCGCCAGCTCCAGGTCGTGCATCGCCAGCACCGAGGCTGGATAGGTCTCGACCAATACTTCCATGACTTGTGCCGCCTGGGGACCATCCAGGGCCGAGACGGGCTCGTCGGCAAGCAGCACGCGCCCGGCCTGGTACAGGCTACGCGCCGCGGCGACACGCTGGCGCTGGCCGCCCGAAAGCTCGCCACACAGCGTCCAGCACTTGTCGGCAATGCCCAGCGTTTCCAGCAGTGCGCTTATGGCGGCAATATCTCGGTGTCGAGGGCGTACCAGCGTCAGCAGGTTACGCCACCAGGAGTGGCGATCCAGCCGCCCCATATAGACGTTGTGAAACACCGAAAGCGTGGGCACCAACCCCAGCTCCTGAGGCATCAAGGCCGCGCCCTGGTCGCGCCAACGGTCGTACATCAGGGCCAGCAGCGTCGATTTACCGGCACCGCTCTTGCCCACCAGGGCCACGTGCTCGCCGGGGGCCAGCGTCAGGCTCAATGGGCCGAGC
It encodes the following:
- a CDS encoding ATP-binding cassette domain-containing protein, with protein sequence MQALTLKGEVAAYGEVRVLGPLSLTLAPGEHVALVGKSGAGKSTLLALMYDRWRDQGAALMPQELGLVPTLSVFHNVYMGRLDRHSWWRNLLTLVRPRHRDIAAISALLETLGIADKCWTLCGELSGGQRQRVAAARSLYQAGRVLLADEPVSALDGPQAAQVMEVLVETYPASVLAMHDLELALRFSSRVVGIQGGEIAIDQPSHRLVAADLMSLY